Proteins encoded within one genomic window of Edaphobacter lichenicola:
- the dinB gene encoding DNA polymerase IV, with protein sequence MTASDAQHAVDDGTSAPLRKIVHVDMDAFYASVEQRDNPEFRGKPVVVAWKGKRSVVCAASYEARWFGVRSAMPAVTAERMCPNAIFIPPDFTRYKAFSRAVREIFQRHTDLIEPLSLDEAYLDVTENKMQLATATRVAKMIREQIREELNLTASAGVAPNKFLAKIASDWKKPNGLFVIQPHEIQSFLLPLPVGRIPGVGQVTESRMKAVGIATVGDLYALELSTLEHHFGSYGLRLYQLARGIDRNPVVPNRVSKSISAEDTFPEDIPLADTEPKIRLLAEKVWKSSHANARAAKTVVLKLKTKEFNSLTRSLTLLAPPSSCDELTGIALALRERVEMGPKQLFRLVGVGLSNFQTAEDPASPLFVEELAERGYEQTGFQ encoded by the coding sequence ATGACAGCCTCCGATGCCCAACACGCAGTTGACGATGGCACTTCTGCTCCTCTTCGCAAAATCGTTCATGTGGATATGGACGCCTTCTATGCCTCGGTCGAACAGCGAGACAATCCGGAGTTTCGTGGGAAACCGGTCGTGGTTGCTTGGAAGGGCAAACGATCCGTTGTCTGCGCTGCGTCCTATGAAGCCAGATGGTTCGGCGTGCGTTCCGCGATGCCGGCGGTTACGGCGGAGCGAATGTGCCCCAATGCGATCTTCATACCTCCAGATTTCACCCGATACAAAGCTTTCTCGCGGGCGGTCCGTGAAATCTTTCAGCGACACACCGACCTGATTGAACCGCTGTCTCTCGATGAAGCATATCTGGATGTGACCGAGAACAAGATGCAGCTTGCAACGGCAACGCGAGTTGCGAAGATGATCCGTGAACAGATCCGCGAAGAGCTAAATCTCACAGCTTCCGCTGGCGTGGCACCGAACAAGTTTCTGGCAAAGATCGCATCCGACTGGAAGAAACCCAACGGACTCTTTGTGATCCAACCGCACGAAATACAGAGCTTTCTTCTCCCATTGCCGGTGGGTCGCATCCCTGGAGTAGGACAGGTCACAGAAAGCCGTATGAAGGCAGTTGGCATAGCTACGGTCGGCGATCTCTATGCCCTGGAACTGTCTACCCTTGAACATCACTTCGGAAGCTATGGCCTGCGCCTCTATCAACTCGCCCGCGGTATCGACCGCAACCCTGTGGTGCCAAACCGAGTCAGCAAGTCCATCTCTGCCGAGGACACGTTTCCCGAGGACATTCCCCTGGCAGACACAGAGCCAAAGATTCGACTCCTGGCTGAGAAAGTTTGGAAGTCTTCGCACGCCAATGCACGGGCAGCGAAGACGGTAGTTCTGAAGCTCAAAACGAAGGAGTTCAATAGCCTCACGCGAAGCCTCACCCTTCTGGCTCCTCCCTCATCTTGCGACGAACTTACAGGCATCGCCCTCGCGCTACGCGAACGGGTTGAGATGGGGCCGAAGCAGCTCTTCCGTCTGGTGGGGGTTGGCCTCAGTAATTTTCAGACAGCCGAAGACCCCGCTTCGCCCCTCTTTGTTGAAGAACTCGCCGAAAGGGGCTATGAGCAAACAGGATTTCAATGA
- a CDS encoding restriction endonuclease: MKFHLWERFSDYDNSVDEATFAKLIEDNFASLSMKGPTTNLELVERIAKVSNLGIPIESLSEILAEPEIARGYVVFGCPGDAFDVIARSYANMQWWLTDKGLNMAVVQPLHERLATRLMELESLSPQPRGFAFEGFLDSLFAVYRLSPRKSFRLIGEQIDGSFDLQGNTYLVEAKWQAAPIGNSELQSFAGKVRTKATWTRGLYVSNSGFSEEGLTAFRSGDSTRLICLSGDDLRDILVHKLNLVEVINLKTRRAGETGLAYIPVRELLDNRWTSSL, from the coding sequence ATGAAATTTCACCTATGGGAACGTTTTAGCGATTACGACAACTCGGTTGATGAAGCTACGTTTGCGAAGTTAATCGAGGACAACTTTGCGTCCCTCTCGATGAAAGGCCCTACGACCAACTTGGAGTTAGTCGAGCGAATCGCCAAAGTTTCGAACCTAGGTATCCCAATAGAGTCCCTGTCGGAGATTCTGGCGGAGCCAGAAATCGCTCGTGGATATGTCGTCTTCGGTTGCCCTGGGGACGCATTCGATGTGATCGCCAGAAGCTACGCGAACATGCAATGGTGGCTGACAGACAAAGGACTGAACATGGCAGTTGTGCAGCCCCTACACGAGCGTCTAGCCACGCGATTGATGGAACTTGAGAGTCTGTCGCCACAGCCCCGCGGCTTTGCATTTGAAGGCTTTCTCGACTCGTTGTTTGCTGTCTACAGACTTTCCCCGCGCAAGTCCTTCCGGTTGATAGGTGAGCAAATCGATGGCAGCTTCGATCTTCAAGGCAATACATATCTGGTCGAAGCGAAGTGGCAGGCAGCCCCGATCGGCAACAGCGAACTTCAGTCCTTTGCTGGGAAGGTGCGAACGAAGGCGACTTGGACCAGAGGTTTGTACGTAAGCAACTCTGGTTTTAGCGAGGAAGGTTTGACTGCTTTTAGATCTGGGGACAGCACGCGATTAATCTGTCTTTCCGGTGATGACCTACGCGATATTCTCGTACACAAACTCAACTTGGTGGAAGTCATCAATCTCAAGACAAGACGCGCTGGCGAGACCGGATTGGCGTACATCCCTGTCCGGGAATTGCTGGACAACAGGTGGACTTCTTCACTCTAG
- a CDS encoding MerC domain-containing protein has product MTESRLPQDPATNNRSRTLAFPVDQIGVWTSTLCVVHCLLTPVVLSLSAVSAHFLPSEEKTHRTLAVAIAALGAIALVKGYRRHRSWRVLALMAVGLAFIFGGAFWGDHLASHGVEVLVTLIGSGFMIAAHRTNHTFCRDCSCSHSD; this is encoded by the coding sequence ATGACTGAATCCCGACTCCCACAGGACCCCGCGACGAACAATCGCAGCCGGACGCTCGCGTTTCCAGTGGACCAAATCGGCGTCTGGACATCGACGCTCTGCGTGGTCCACTGCCTGCTAACTCCGGTGGTGCTCTCTCTTTCCGCCGTCTCAGCTCATTTCCTCCCGTCGGAAGAGAAAACGCATCGCACGCTGGCAGTCGCCATTGCCGCGCTTGGGGCCATTGCATTGGTGAAGGGTTACCGTAGGCATCGCTCTTGGCGCGTGCTGGCGCTCATGGCTGTTGGCTTGGCCTTCATCTTCGGTGGTGCCTTCTGGGGAGATCATCTGGCGTCACATGGGGTTGAGGTTCTCGTTACTTTGATTGGCAGCGGGTTTATGATCGCCGCCCACAGAACCAATCACACATTCTGTCGCGATTGCAGTTGCAGCCACTCGGACTAA
- a CDS encoding class I SAM-dependent methyltransferase: protein MPLDEQRSHWDLKYEQGLPSLEKPDPFYLSSFDQFVADSFPNGGTALDLAGGNGRHALWLGKRNWQVTVVDISEVAIQKLDQKARQLDLALDLFALDAKEYPFKPAYFDLIVMFYHFDRDICPKVLSTLKAGGILICKSSVSWNSYEGVAPASVRPLARNEILSMLPGLRVMRHQERPVRDRGVVEYVGKKPGFREITTPNRIGI from the coding sequence ATGCCTTTGGACGAACAACGTTCCCATTGGGACCTCAAATACGAACAAGGCCTCCCCTCTCTTGAGAAACCAGACCCTTTCTATCTGTCCTCGTTCGATCAGTTTGTCGCGGATTCATTTCCAAATGGCGGCACTGCCCTCGACCTGGCCGGCGGGAATGGCAGACATGCGCTCTGGCTGGGAAAGAGAAACTGGCAGGTCACGGTCGTGGACATCTCCGAGGTCGCGATCCAAAAACTCGATCAGAAAGCACGTCAACTCGATTTGGCGTTGGACTTGTTTGCGCTCGACGCCAAGGAATATCCGTTCAAACCCGCCTATTTCGACCTGATCGTGATGTTTTACCATTTTGATCGGGACATTTGTCCGAAGGTGCTATCGACGCTGAAGGCCGGCGGCATTTTGATTTGCAAGAGCAGCGTCAGTTGGAATTCCTATGAAGGAGTCGCGCCAGCCAGCGTCAGGCCACTGGCGAGGAATGAAATCCTGTCGATGCTCCCAGGACTGCGGGTGATGCGCCATCAAGAACGGCCTGTACGCGACCGTGGTGTGGTGGAGTATGTCGGGAAGAAACCTGGGTTTAGAGAAATCACCACACCGAATAGGATAGGTATATGA
- a CDS encoding metal/formaldehyde-sensitive transcriptional repressor: MSHTTKDKKKLLSRIRRIKGQSEAIERALEGEGECEEILQLVASCRGALNGLMAELIEGHLRFHVLDPSQNTSPSQLEAADELMAVVKRYLN; the protein is encoded by the coding sequence ATGTCGCATACGACGAAGGACAAGAAGAAGTTGTTGTCGCGCATCCGCAGGATCAAGGGACAATCCGAGGCGATTGAACGCGCCCTAGAGGGCGAAGGGGAATGCGAAGAGATTTTGCAACTGGTCGCTTCCTGCCGTGGTGCGCTCAACGGATTGATGGCGGAGTTGATTGAGGGCCACTTGCGCTTCCATGTGCTCGACCCGAGCCAGAACACGAGTCCATCACAGCTTGAAGCGGCGGATGAGTTAATGGCGGTCGTCAAGAGATATCTCAACTAG
- a CDS encoding heavy metal translocating P-type ATPase: MSVTSERHDSHGLTGEAHPHSACASCGESAAEHDHDHEHGFEIVEVLRVVFVALAAAAVWFHLWEPFHRVSVIGLAATLIGGYPIFKEAFENVVERRMTMELSMTIALASALAIGEFFTALVITAFVLAAEILEGLTVGRGRRAIKDMLNFLPQTASVLREGQTLEVATDTILPGEIVLIRPGSRIPVDGQVVSGHSFVEEAAITGEPMPSEKIAGGAVYAGTINQTGTLQVLAEHLGKETTFGKIIEAVERAEHSRAPIQKTADRLAGYLVYFALGAAVLTFLITHNIRATISVVIVAGACGIAAGTPLAILGAIGRAARQGSIIKGGIYLEALGHLDTVFLDKTGTLTYGMPLVTEINAAPGISEQAILKTAASAESGSEHPLGRAIVRAAERRDISFSHPDYFEYRIGRGVLSLIRGEQTVVGNRTLLTELGIDLPQRTAATPGTEVLVAQGGRYLGAILVTDQLRDSSAPAVKALTDMGIKVVLLTGDAKTVAEAVADRLGIIQAHSELLPEQKTAFIAQQVSKGRTVAMLGDGINDAPALSEATVGVAMGAGTDVARESADVVLIGNDLMKFVETVRIARNCRRIIFQNFYGTLIVDTIGIGLAAVGLLNPLLAAFIHVASELTFILNSTRLLPPSEKSETASHEQAPVQV, encoded by the coding sequence ATGAGTGTGACGAGCGAACGGCACGACAGTCACGGCCTCACCGGCGAGGCTCATCCCCATTCCGCATGCGCATCCTGCGGCGAATCAGCTGCGGAACACGATCATGACCACGAACACGGCTTTGAAATCGTGGAGGTTCTCCGTGTCGTCTTCGTAGCGCTCGCGGCAGCAGCGGTTTGGTTCCACCTGTGGGAGCCGTTTCATCGCGTCAGCGTAATAGGACTGGCGGCCACCCTGATCGGCGGTTATCCGATCTTCAAGGAGGCATTCGAGAATGTCGTCGAACGCCGCATGACGATGGAACTCTCGATGACCATCGCGCTCGCCTCCGCATTGGCTATCGGAGAGTTCTTTACCGCGCTGGTCATCACCGCGTTCGTGCTGGCAGCCGAAATCCTCGAAGGACTGACTGTAGGCCGCGGACGGCGTGCCATCAAGGACATGCTGAATTTTCTTCCGCAGACCGCCAGCGTGCTCCGGGAGGGTCAGACTCTTGAAGTGGCCACGGATACGATCCTCCCTGGAGAGATTGTTCTTATTCGTCCCGGCAGCAGGATTCCCGTAGATGGTCAGGTCGTCAGCGGTCACTCCTTTGTGGAGGAAGCGGCCATTACAGGTGAACCGATGCCCAGCGAAAAGATAGCTGGCGGCGCTGTCTATGCTGGCACCATTAACCAGACCGGCACGCTTCAGGTTCTCGCCGAACACCTGGGTAAGGAAACGACTTTCGGCAAGATCATTGAAGCGGTCGAAAGGGCGGAGCATTCACGCGCACCCATCCAGAAGACAGCGGACCGGCTTGCCGGCTATCTAGTCTACTTCGCGCTGGGCGCTGCGGTGCTCACCTTTCTCATCACGCACAACATCCGGGCGACGATCTCCGTCGTAATCGTGGCTGGAGCCTGTGGTATCGCTGCAGGAACCCCGCTTGCCATCCTCGGTGCGATTGGTCGCGCCGCGCGACAGGGCTCCATTATCAAGGGTGGGATTTATCTGGAAGCGTTGGGGCATCTGGATACCGTCTTCCTCGACAAGACAGGCACCCTGACTTATGGGATGCCTCTGGTCACCGAAATCAACGCCGCACCGGGCATCTCAGAGCAAGCGATTCTCAAAACAGCCGCTAGTGCTGAGAGCGGCTCAGAGCATCCTCTGGGCCGAGCCATTGTTCGCGCTGCAGAACGTCGGGATATTTCGTTCTCGCATCCAGATTATTTTGAGTATCGGATTGGCCGTGGCGTCCTGTCCTTGATCCGTGGAGAACAGACTGTAGTCGGCAACCGGACTCTGCTTACGGAGCTCGGGATCGACTTGCCTCAACGAACGGCTGCCACTCCGGGGACTGAGGTTCTGGTCGCGCAAGGAGGCCGTTATCTTGGCGCTATTCTGGTTACGGATCAGTTGCGCGACAGCTCGGCACCCGCGGTAAAGGCGCTCACAGACATGGGCATTAAAGTTGTCTTGTTGACCGGAGATGCGAAGACGGTCGCGGAGGCCGTCGCCGATCGGCTTGGCATCATTCAAGCCCACTCCGAACTCCTCCCGGAACAGAAGACCGCCTTTATCGCCCAGCAGGTGAGCAAGGGACGCACAGTTGCGATGCTCGGAGACGGCATCAACGACGCTCCAGCGCTCAGTGAAGCGACTGTCGGTGTCGCCATGGGAGCAGGGACCGATGTCGCCCGTGAAAGCGCCGACGTAGTGCTGATTGGCAATGACCTGATGAAGTTCGTCGAAACCGTCCGCATCGCCCGGAACTGCCGCCGAATTATCTTCCAGAATTTCTACGGCACTCTTATCGTGGACACCATCGGCATCGGTCTGGCTGCAGTTGGATTGCTGAATCCGCTGCTTGCAGCGTTTATCCACGTCGCATCCGAGTTGACGTTCATTCTGAATTCGACGCGACTGCTGCCGCCTAGTGAAAAGAGCGAGACTGCCAGCCACGAGCAGGCTCCGGTACAGGTCTGA
- a CDS encoding TonB-dependent receptor produces MRALRVWKYNFILLLALAIVNSGLLQAQSGTSSALSGEVTDANGAAVPNATVTVTDVNTKATRTGATDAGGHFLFSQINPSTYQVTVEARSFASSKSEPTAVGVGRTVALNFSLRIQSNSQTVEVTTQQGLLSLDNPNTTTTIDAKVIKNLPNPGQDLTYLAQFAQGALMNTAGSSNDAKAAGGYGNVEFNGLPATSNGYILDGYDTNDPWLGLNIGLSTNLVIGLDAVQEATVSTNSFSVDQGRYAVAQVNYFTKSGTNAFHGDVYEIWNGSRFNAEDYFLHANDTANNIARKPRSTVNEFGVSVGGPIRRDKLFFFGHYEGIRIALPIVSQITLPTPAYQQYVLRQLAVGGTDPVTGTSFPAQPAEIPFYQKIFSLLPAPGGSPVPIVGCPLGTNGDGCASQRQASLNNSDGENLIVVKIDHTINAKDSIWYRFQQDTGLQAAYTDPINPIFNSYSPQPQRTLVVGYTHLFSPTLVNQFNPGASWYASIFEPNNYSRVQQTFPIVLASGSSSVPFTTIGGNNNTYPQGRKVTQWQINDNLTWTHGKHTWKFGINTRRLDVSNYDLGEGTVPTVTYNDLAQFTYGAAYTASESFPVSLKERVSSGNLEYYAMDTYKPSPKVTLTAGMRVTWNTNVTSAKDLFSRTAESFLDASHETNRPLNQVVLGNVHNLFPGTPLFVYQPRVSFAYQLLSHTAVHGGFGVFNDIIPMQIADLAAMNAPNDPTFVGGIGGQVGGIAIAPGVPGSAIDAAVNANNSFQTTFRSGGAPCVGIQPGAATCPLAVSLNTFPSGTLKTPYYYQYTLGIEQQIRTRGNLRADFVGTRGLHEPFQVQLNGYQTICDGCFAPFPYQQPLDQRFGNVNEFRTDANSSYAGLQTVYTQQWGGLTLRGNYTLSHCLDEVSNGGLLAFSTQGLLSPLPGELRRQYASCDYDVRHNVSAFGLYQVPFHSSHAVLRQIFGGWSFSETVFLHSGLPFSVLSQPYIANGNGVFQANGASTVQFNAPAYANRVPGVPVYSKDAVTGVTVAGTKQWLNPNAFVSVVDPATGACTGGDSPVNCQFGDSGRNSVRGPHYTSSDIYISKTFPIREGITFRLDAQMFNPFNHPNFALPSQVEAGVPGGSIPARFGTLQSTISPPTGLLGVGLGGDSSPRMIALQGRIEF; encoded by the coding sequence ATGCGCGCACTTCGAGTATGGAAATACAACTTCATCCTCCTGTTGGCATTAGCCATAGTTAACTCGGGCTTGCTGCAAGCGCAGAGCGGGACCAGTAGCGCCCTCTCCGGCGAAGTAACGGACGCGAACGGAGCTGCTGTGCCCAACGCAACGGTGACCGTCACGGATGTGAACACGAAAGCGACCCGCACCGGCGCAACGGACGCCGGTGGCCATTTTCTCTTTTCCCAGATCAACCCAAGCACCTATCAGGTCACCGTAGAGGCCAGGAGCTTCGCTTCATCGAAATCGGAACCTACCGCTGTCGGTGTTGGCCGAACGGTCGCGCTGAACTTCTCGCTTCGGATTCAATCAAATAGTCAGACCGTCGAAGTGACGACTCAGCAGGGCCTACTCAGCCTCGACAATCCAAATACCACCACGACTATCGACGCGAAAGTAATCAAGAACCTGCCCAACCCGGGACAGGATCTGACCTACCTAGCCCAGTTTGCACAGGGTGCGCTAATGAATACAGCAGGTTCATCGAACGATGCCAAGGCGGCTGGTGGCTATGGCAATGTCGAGTTCAACGGATTGCCCGCCACATCGAACGGATACATTCTCGATGGCTACGATACGAATGATCCCTGGCTCGGACTGAACATTGGGCTTTCGACCAATCTTGTCATTGGCCTCGATGCGGTCCAGGAAGCGACCGTGAGCACAAACTCCTTCTCCGTCGATCAGGGACGCTATGCCGTGGCCCAGGTCAACTACTTCACCAAGTCCGGCACGAACGCATTTCATGGGGATGTGTACGAGATATGGAACGGGTCGCGGTTCAATGCTGAAGACTACTTCCTTCACGCCAACGACACGGCAAACAACATCGCCAGAAAGCCCCGGTCCACGGTAAATGAGTTCGGCGTCAGTGTCGGCGGGCCGATTCGCAGGGACAAGCTCTTCTTCTTCGGACATTACGAAGGCATCCGCATCGCCTTGCCGATCGTCTCCCAGATCACTCTGCCAACTCCCGCCTATCAGCAGTATGTCCTGAGACAACTAGCCGTTGGTGGAACCGATCCTGTCACGGGGACTTCTTTTCCGGCGCAGCCAGCAGAGATTCCGTTCTATCAGAAGATCTTTTCACTGTTGCCGGCGCCGGGTGGGTCACCGGTGCCCATCGTTGGATGCCCCCTCGGGACGAATGGTGACGGCTGCGCCAGCCAGCGCCAGGCATCGCTCAACAACAGCGACGGCGAGAACCTTATCGTTGTAAAGATCGACCACACCATCAACGCGAAGGACAGCATCTGGTATCGCTTCCAGCAGGACACTGGACTTCAGGCGGCGTACACCGATCCGATCAACCCTATCTTCAACTCTTATTCTCCGCAACCACAGCGCACTCTCGTTGTCGGTTACACCCATCTGTTCAGCCCGACGTTAGTGAACCAGTTCAATCCTGGCGCAAGCTGGTATGCCAGCATCTTCGAGCCAAACAACTACTCCCGGGTCCAGCAGACCTTTCCCATCGTGCTCGCATCCGGGAGCAGTAGCGTACCTTTCACAACCATCGGCGGCAATAACAATACTTACCCGCAAGGCCGTAAGGTCACGCAGTGGCAGATCAATGACAACCTAACCTGGACTCATGGAAAGCACACATGGAAGTTCGGCATCAACACCCGCCGCCTCGACGTGAGCAACTATGACCTTGGCGAAGGCACGGTGCCGACTGTGACCTACAACGATCTTGCACAGTTCACCTATGGCGCTGCCTATACAGCCAGCGAGAGCTTCCCGGTTTCGCTGAAAGAGAGAGTTTCGTCGGGAAACCTCGAATACTACGCGATGGACACGTACAAACCTTCGCCGAAAGTAACGCTCACCGCTGGAATGCGCGTAACCTGGAACACCAACGTCACCAGCGCAAAGGATCTCTTCTCCAGAACAGCCGAGTCCTTTCTCGATGCTTCGCATGAAACCAATCGACCGCTCAATCAGGTTGTCCTCGGCAATGTTCACAACCTGTTTCCAGGAACACCGCTGTTTGTTTACCAGCCAAGGGTGTCCTTTGCCTATCAGCTTCTCTCCCATACTGCTGTCCATGGTGGGTTTGGAGTCTTCAATGACATCATTCCCATGCAAATTGCCGACCTTGCGGCGATGAACGCTCCCAACGATCCTACGTTTGTGGGTGGCATCGGCGGACAGGTCGGTGGAATCGCCATTGCGCCAGGTGTTCCAGGAAGCGCCATTGATGCCGCCGTAAATGCCAACAACTCTTTTCAGACAACCTTCCGCTCCGGCGGCGCTCCCTGTGTGGGCATTCAGCCGGGTGCTGCAACCTGTCCGCTAGCGGTGAGTCTCAACACCTTCCCCAGTGGAACGCTCAAGACCCCGTATTACTATCAGTACACCCTTGGCATCGAGCAGCAGATCAGGACACGCGGCAATCTGCGCGCCGATTTCGTTGGCACCCGCGGACTGCATGAGCCTTTCCAGGTGCAGCTCAACGGCTATCAAACGATCTGCGATGGATGCTTCGCGCCCTTTCCTTATCAGCAACCGCTCGACCAGCGCTTCGGCAATGTAAACGAGTTCCGCACGGATGCCAACAGCAGCTATGCAGGGTTGCAGACCGTCTATACCCAGCAGTGGGGCGGACTGACGCTACGCGGCAACTACACGCTCAGCCATTGTCTCGATGAGGTGTCGAATGGCGGTTTGCTTGCGTTCTCGACACAGGGCCTCTTGTCCCCTCTGCCTGGAGAACTGAGACGGCAGTATGCCAGTTGTGACTATGACGTGCGACACAATGTCTCGGCTTTTGGCCTTTACCAAGTACCGTTCCATTCCAGCCACGCTGTTCTGCGGCAGATCTTCGGTGGCTGGTCCTTCTCCGAGACTGTCTTCCTGCACTCCGGGTTGCCGTTCAGTGTACTCAGTCAGCCTTACATCGCCAATGGTAACGGCGTCTTCCAGGCAAATGGAGCGAGCACAGTCCAGTTCAACGCGCCTGCTTATGCCAACCGGGTGCCCGGCGTACCCGTATACAGCAAAGATGCGGTCACAGGCGTGACTGTGGCAGGCACGAAACAATGGCTCAACCCGAATGCGTTCGTCTCTGTAGTCGATCCCGCAACCGGAGCATGTACTGGAGGAGACTCGCCAGTGAACTGTCAGTTCGGCGACTCGGGACGCAACTCTGTTCGCGGGCCACACTACACAAGCTCGGACATCTACATCAGCAAAACGTTTCCGATTCGAGAGGGCATAACGTTCCGCCTGGACGCACAGATGTTCAATCCTTTCAATCATCCCAACTTCGCCCTGCCCAGCCAGGTCGAAGCCGGTGTGCCTGGCGGTTCAATCCCGGCACGGTTCGGAACCCTCCAAAGCACAATCTCGCCTCCTACGGGGCTATTGGGTGTTGGACTGGGAGGTGATAGCTCCCCGCGCATGATCGCGCTTCAGGGAAGGATCGAGTTCTAG